From one Phytohabitans houttuyneae genomic stretch:
- a CDS encoding STAS domain-containing protein, which produces MSAPVFVVGPSACRADVPVLCEHLASIVRDSPADVVVCDVRQITSPDAGTIDVLARLQLMARRLGCGIRLYGVHPRLRDLLLLTGLSEVLPVLSVELVEAGREAEEREDALDVQERVDPGDLSA; this is translated from the coding sequence ATGAGCGCGCCCGTGTTCGTGGTGGGCCCGTCGGCCTGCCGCGCCGATGTACCGGTGCTCTGCGAGCACCTGGCGTCGATCGTGCGGGACAGCCCGGCGGACGTTGTCGTCTGCGACGTGCGCCAGATAACCAGCCCCGACGCGGGCACGATCGACGTGCTCGCCCGGCTGCAGCTGATGGCACGGCGCCTCGGGTGCGGCATCCGGCTCTACGGCGTGCACCCTCGGCTGCGCGACCTGCTGCTGCTCACCGGCCTGAGCGAGGTGCTGCCGGTGCTGTCAGTCGAGCTCGTCGAGGCTGGCCGGGAGGCCGAAGAGCGGGAAGACGCGCTCGACGTCCAGGAACGAGTTGATCCCGGCGATCTTTCCGCCTGA
- a CDS encoding FAD-binding oxidoreductase yields the protein MNPQALRQRFAGQVHLPGEPGYDENRRSLNPAVDARPAVIVEAANTTDVRTALVTSRALDVPFSVQATGHGTHTANDGGILVRTGGLATALVDPDRRIARVGAGTRWGAVLAAAAPFGLAPLSGSSPDVGVTGYTLGGGVGWLGRRHGFAADSVVRAEVVTADGRTVTASADRNPDLFWALRGGGGNFGVVTALEFRLYPVARVFAGAAYFAADNAAETLAWYRDWAATAPDELSTAALLRRMPDSPEVPEAVRGRRVVMIKAMYAGDADQARCLLRPLWNAAGPVLHDDMRTMRYADAAMGGTPARYLDLFPTLPDPVLRVLAGAHEDGLASTVEIRHWGGAMAAPGADAGPVGHRDMPFSVIVDASVPALTSALRPYGSGASFLNFLADPGRTASAYTPANLRRLRSVKAAYDPDNVFRTGHNITPDVHPAARLAAR from the coding sequence ATGAACCCGCAGGCCCTTCGGCAGCGGTTCGCCGGTCAGGTGCACCTGCCCGGCGAGCCCGGATACGACGAGAACCGCCGCTCCCTCAACCCCGCCGTCGACGCCCGCCCGGCGGTCATCGTGGAAGCCGCGAACACCACCGACGTGCGTACCGCGCTGGTCACCTCCCGCGCCCTCGACGTGCCGTTCTCGGTGCAGGCCACCGGCCACGGCACCCACACGGCAAACGACGGCGGCATCCTGGTCCGCACCGGCGGCCTGGCCACCGCGCTTGTCGACCCGGACCGCCGGATCGCCCGGGTCGGCGCCGGCACGCGGTGGGGCGCCGTGCTCGCCGCCGCCGCCCCGTTCGGCCTGGCCCCGCTGTCAGGTTCGTCGCCGGACGTCGGCGTCACCGGGTACACCCTCGGTGGCGGCGTGGGCTGGCTCGGCCGCCGCCACGGCTTCGCCGCCGACAGCGTCGTGCGCGCCGAGGTCGTGACCGCCGACGGCCGTACCGTGACCGCGAGCGCCGACCGCAACCCCGACCTCTTCTGGGCGCTGCGCGGCGGTGGCGGCAACTTCGGCGTGGTGACCGCGCTGGAGTTCCGGCTCTACCCGGTCGCGCGGGTGTTCGCCGGCGCCGCGTACTTCGCCGCCGACAACGCCGCCGAGACGCTGGCCTGGTACCGCGACTGGGCCGCCACCGCGCCCGACGAGCTGAGCACCGCCGCGCTGCTGCGCCGCATGCCCGATTCACCCGAGGTCCCCGAGGCGGTGCGCGGCCGCCGAGTGGTCATGATCAAGGCGATGTACGCCGGTGACGCCGACCAGGCCCGCTGCCTGCTGCGTCCACTGTGGAACGCGGCCGGTCCCGTGCTGCACGACGACATGCGCACCATGCGGTACGCCGACGCCGCGATGGGCGGTACCCCGGCCCGCTACCTGGACCTCTTCCCGACCCTGCCCGACCCGGTGCTGCGCGTGCTGGCCGGCGCGCACGAGGACGGCCTCGCGTCCACCGTGGAGATCCGCCACTGGGGCGGCGCGATGGCGGCCCCCGGTGCAGACGCGGGGCCGGTGGGGCACCGCGACATGCCGTTCTCGGTGATCGTCGACGCGTCGGTGCCGGCGCTGACCTCGGCCCTGCGCCCGTACGGCAGCGGCGCCTCGTTCCTCAACTTCCTCGCCGACCCGGGGCGCACCGCGAGCGCGTACACCCCGGCGAACCTGCGGCGCCTGCGCAGCGTGAAGGCCGCCTACGACCCGGACAACGTGTTCCGGACCGGCCACAACATCACCCCAGACGTTCACCCGGCGGCCCGCCTGGCGGCACGCTGA